The following proteins are encoded in a genomic region of Marasmius oreades isolate 03SP1 chromosome 10, whole genome shotgun sequence:
- the POP3 gene encoding RNase P and RNase MRP subunit, variant 2: MPAPTSSASKNNAPRHDMSVILVTGSYDHEIRFWEAWSGICSRTITRTGESGQVNRLAISPDKRLLAAAIHKKVNIYDIASASSEPLITFEGHTKNVTSVSFHSEGKWLVTGSEDSTIKIWDLRSGHLHRTYDNSNPVNDVCVHPNQGELISCDQSGSIKQWDLSENICSHELTPAGKIPIRSVSLALDGSCLVAGNNKGQCYVWKVNDESSGYPRFQAVTTFHAHNKYLTRCLLSPDVK; the protein is encoded by the exons ATGCCTGCGCCTACATCTTCCGCCTCAAAGAATAATGCCCCTCGACACGATATGTCTGTCATATTGGTGACAGGCTCTTATGATCATGAGATTCGTTTTTGGGAAGCTTGGAGTGGTATATGTTCGCGTACAATAACACGTACAGGCGAATCTGGG CAAGTAAACCGTCTAGCTATATCACCAGA TAAACGCCTTTTGGCTGCGGCAATCCACAAGAAGGTCAATATCTATGATATAGCAAGTGCCTCCTCTGAACCT CTCATCACCTTTGAAGGCCATACCAAGAACGTAACATCCGTATCCTTCCACAGTGAAGGAAAATGGTTGGTAACTGGTAGCGAAGACTCGACGATCAAGATTTGGGATCTCAG GAGTGGCCATCTCCACCGCACTTACGATAACTCAAATCCTG TTAATGATGTCTGCGTGCATCCCAACCAAGGCGAATTGATTTCATGCGACCAGTCCGGTAGTATCAAGCAATGGGACCTTTCGGAGAACATCTGTTCGCATGAGCTG ACCCCAGCTGGAAAAATACCGATACGTTCAGTCAGTCTGGCCTTGGATGGTTCATGTCTAGTGGCAGGTAATAATAAA GGCCAATGCTATGTGTGGAAAGTTAATGACGAGAGTTCTGGGTACCCTCGATTCCAAGCTGTCACTACGTTCCACGCCCATAACAAATATCTGACTCGATGTCTCCTCAGTCCTGACGTGAAGTAA
- the POP3 gene encoding RNase P and RNase MRP subunit (BUSCO:EOG092638XA): MPAPTSSASKNNAPRHDMSVILVTGSYDHEIRFWEAWSGICSRTITRTGESGQVNRLAISPDKRLLAAAIHKKVNIYDIASASSEPLITFEGHTKNVTSVSFHSEGKWLVTGSEDSTIKIWDLRSGHLHRTYDNSNPVNDVCVHPNQGELISCDQSGSIKQWDLSENICSHELTPAGKIPIRSVSLALDGSCLVAGNNKGQCYVWKVNDESSGYPRFQAVTTFHAHNKYLTRCLLSPDVKSLATCSADTTVKIWSISPNYEFKQEKVLAGHQRWVWDCAFSADSAYLVTASSDHTARLWEMASGETVRQYNGHHKAAVCCALHDGAG; the protein is encoded by the exons ATGCCTGCGCCTACATCTTCCGCCTCAAAGAATAATGCCCCTCGACACGATATGTCTGTCATATTGGTGACAGGCTCTTATGATCATGAGATTCGTTTTTGGGAAGCTTGGAGTGGTATATGTTCGCGTACAATAACACGTACAGGCGAATCTGGG CAAGTAAACCGTCTAGCTATATCACCAGA TAAACGCCTTTTGGCTGCGGCAATCCACAAGAAGGTCAATATCTATGATATAGCAAGTGCCTCCTCTGAACCT CTCATCACCTTTGAAGGCCATACCAAGAACGTAACATCCGTATCCTTCCACAGTGAAGGAAAATGGTTGGTAACTGGTAGCGAAGACTCGACGATCAAGATTTGGGATCTCAG GAGTGGCCATCTCCACCGCACTTACGATAACTCAAATCCTG TTAATGATGTCTGCGTGCATCCCAACCAAGGCGAATTGATTTCATGCGACCAGTCCGGTAGTATCAAGCAATGGGACCTTTCGGAGAACATCTGTTCGCATGAGCTG ACCCCAGCTGGAAAAATACCGATACGTTCAGTCAGTCTGGCCTTGGATGGTTCATGTCTAGTGGCAGGTAATAATAAA GGCCAATGCTATGTGTGGAAAGTTAATGACGAGAGTTCTGGGTACCCTCGATTCCAAGCTGTCACTACGTTCCACGCCCATAACAAATATCTGACTCGATGTCTCCTCAGTCCTGACGTGAA ATCGCTTGCTACATGTTCAGCCGACACGACTGTCAAGATATGGTCCATTTCTCCTAACTACGAGTTCAAACAAGAGAAGGTGTTAGCCGGCCACCAACGATGGGTCTGGGATTGTGCTTTTAGCGCAGATTCTGCATATCTTGTCACCG CTTCCTCAGACCACACGGCCAGACTATGGGAAATGGCATCCGGAGAAACGGTTAGGCAATACAATGGTCACCACAAAG CGGCGGTTTGTTGTGCTCTACACGACGGCGCGGGCTAA
- the GLT1 gene encoding glutamate synthase [NADH] (MEROPS:MER1054487; BUSCO:EOG092600T9) — protein sequence MACALIDKSSDSLPLVSDNASAENITSFHAVERDPTSWAGSLPASQGLYLNENEKDSCGVGFICHVKGEPAHKIVSDARQLLCAMTHRGATGADSRDGDGAGVMTAIPHHFFVREAEREIECTLPDAGEYAVGNVFFKADPIQLQSQQAIFSRIANDLGLRVLGWREVPTDGTILGPAASSKEPTILQPFVVLRAHYGDGSVSQGGTFDAKHFERQLYVLRKHATHTITLAKGFYVCSLSTKNIVYKGQLSPPQVYNYYHDLNHVLYKSHFTLVHSRFSTNTFPSWDRAQPMRWAAHNGEINTVRGNKNWMHAREGVLSSQHFGDELLDLLYPIIETGGSDSAAFDNVLELLVVNGVVSLPEAVMMLIPEAWQGNENMEPDKKAFYNWAACLQEPWDGPALFAFSDGRYCGANLDRNGLRPCRFIVTSDDIMICASEVGVLYVPPEKVVQKGRLKPGRMLLVDTLEGRIVDDKELKRTTAAKQNFASWIESHVLHVPNIVKRSIRGGANLEPVLDDYTLSTDPKLVAFGYTVEQLNLLILPMVSDGKEALGSMGNDAPLAAMATQPRLIYDYFRQLFAQVTNPPIDPIRESIVMSLEAYVGPEGNLLEMKPQQCHRILLPSPVISIEEMNAMKNLKLAYAAWPSRTIDITFPKEEGLPGYQLALERVCSEATQAIDDGVKVVILSDRATGPNRVPLSALVACGGVHHFLVQQKKRAKIALMIDTAEAREVHHFCVLLGYGADAICPWMLMETIHKVGREGLIKGGKTVRDLMDNYRLSVDNGILKVMSKMGISTLQSYKGAQIFEILGLHQHVVERCFIGSASRVQGATFDLLAMDAFELHERGWPSRETIIPPGMPESGEYHWRDGGEAHINDPVGIANLQDAVRERNREAYDAYARNADGQTRSVHLRGLLDFRYENATPIPIEQVEPWNEIVRRFVTGAMSYGSISMEAHSTLAVAMNRLGGKSNTGEGGEDAERSQILSNGDTMRSAIKQVASGRFGVTSNYLADADELQIKMAQGAKPGEGGELPGHKVSGSIARTRHSTAGVGLISPPPHHDIYSIEDLKQLIYDLKCANPRARVSVKLVSEVGVGIVASGVAKAKADHILISGHDGGTGASRWTGIKYAGLPWELGLAETHQTLVLNDLRGRVIVQTDGQIRTGRDVAIACLLGAEEWGFATTPLIAMGCIMMRKCHLNTCPVGIATQDPQLRAKFAGQPEQVINFFYYLAEELRTYMAKLGFRTINEMVGRADMLKVNEKLRTTKTAHLDLSAVLKPAWQMRPGAATYRVRQQDHKLYIRLDNKFIDESEPALTKGLPVHIECDVVNTDRALGTSLSYRVSKFYGEEGLPRDTIHIRMRGSAGQSCGAFLAPGITIELEGDANDYVGKGLSGGRLIVYPPKNSAFKAEENIIIGNVCLYGATSGEAFIRGVAAERFAVRNSGANAVVEGTGDHGCEYMTGGRVVVLGTTGRNFAAGMSGGIAYVLDTAHTFTSKVNMEMVELGKVTDPREIAALRSLIEDHRHFTSSEVANRVLNDFHHLLPLFVRVMPLDYKRVLEEQAARAKEEKLRSSVIDLIPSRTASQVDLASEGLEDILLPNRSQPQSHAMLSKRHEPSVVDLEDSMVDESTTKQRLGKLDKTRGFMKYKRLAEAYRPPRKRVKDWKEISTRLTENELKYQSARCMDCGVPFCQSDTGCPISNIIPKWNDLVFKGQWRDALNRLLLTNNFPEFTGRVCPAPCEGACVLGINEQPVGIKSIECAIIDKGFEMGWMAPNPPSFRTGKTVAVIGSGPAGLACADQLNKAGHIVTVYDRNDRMGGLLMYGIPNMKLDKGVVQRRLDLMTAEGITFIPDAHVGVDIDVEEIRADNDALVICTGATWPRDLKIPNRDTDGIHFAMEFLQLNTKSLLDSELQNESYISARGKDVIVIGGGDTGNDCIGTAMRHGAKSVTNFELLPKPTHGRGRDNPWPQWPRIFRTDYGHTEVAAHFGSDPREYCISTKDFVVDEEGKLKGLNTVRVEWTKDSGGKWKMEEVPGSEKFFSAQLVFLALGFLGPQMEVIQALGVKQDARSNVQTPPKKYSTNVEGVFAAGDCRRGQSLIVWGINEGRGAAAEVDAWLSGNTRLPTAGGIKTRTFVPPPTKLSRGLHAQEV from the exons ATGGCTTGCGCTCTTATCGACAAATCTTCAGACTCTTTACCACTAGTTTCCGACAACGCTTCTGCAGAAAATATCACCAGTTTTCATGCCGTCGAACGCGATCCTACTTCATGGGCAGGCTCATTGCCAGCAAGCCAGGGTCTCTACCtcaacgagaacgagaaagaTTCTTGCGGTGTCGGTTTTATCTGTCATGTAAAAGGTGAACCGGCCCATAAGATCGTCTCTGACGCACGTCAGCTTTTGTGCGCGATGACACACAGAGGTGCGACTGGAGCAGACAGTAGAGATGGTGATGGTGCAGGTGTTATGACCGCAATACCTCACCACTTCTTTGTTCGGGAAGCAGAGCGAGAAATAGAATGCACTTTACCCGATGCCGGCGAGTATGCAGTTGGGAATGTTTTTTTCAAAGCAGATCCTATTCAACTTCAGAGCCAACAAGCTATATTTTCGAGGATTGCCAACGATCTCGGCTTGCGAGTTCTCGGGTGGAGAGAGGTGCCGACTGATGGTACAATCCTAGGACCTGCAGCTAGTAGCAAGGAACCTACTATCCTCCAACCTTTCGTAGTCCTCCGCGCCCATTACGGCGACGGAAGTGTAAGTCAAGGTGGCACATTCGATGCCAAACACTTTGAACGTCAGCTATACGTTCTACGAAAACATGCCACACATACTAT TACTCTCGCTAAGGGATTCTACGTCTGCTCCCTTTCGACGAAGAACATCGTGTACAAAGGCCAACTTTCACCTCCGCAAGTGTACAACTACTACCATGATCTGAATCATGTCCTTTACAAGTCTCATTTTACCCTCGTGCACTCCCGTTTCTCGACAAACACTTTCCCCAGTTGGGATCGAGCTCAACCCATGCGATGGGCAGCTCACAATG GCGAAATAAACACAGTTCGTGGGAACAAAAACTGGATGCATGCGAGAGAAGGTGTCCTTTCTTCACAGCACTTTGGAGACGAGTTGCTGGACCTTCTTTATCCTATCATTGAAACTGGTGGCTCCGACTCTGCTGCTTTCGACAACGTGCTCGAATTGCTCGTCGTCAATGGAGTTGTTTCTCTCCCGGAGGCAGTAATGATGCTCATCCCTGAGGCTTGGCAAGGTAACGAAAACATGGAGCCTGACAAGAAAGCGTTCTATAACTGGGCTGCATGTCTTCAGGAGCCTTGGGATGGCCCTGCTTTGTTCGCTTTTAGTGACGGGCGATACTGCGGGGCCAATCTTGACCGAAACGGCCTCAGACCGTGTCGATTTATTGTCACTAGCGATGATATCATGATTTGTGCATCCGAGGTCGGAGTACTTTATGTTCCACCTGAGAAGGTCGTCCAGAAGGGGCGTTTGAAGCCTGGTCGTATGCTTCTGGTCGATACTCTTGAGGGGAGGATAGTCGATGACAAGGAGCTCAAACGTACCACTGCCGCCAAACAGAACTTCGCTTCCTGGATAGAATCTCACGTTCTTCACGTTCCTAACATCGTGAAGCGTTCGATTCGCGGCGGAGCCAACCTTGAGCCGGTGCTCGATGATTATACCCTCAGCACCGATCCCAAACTTGTAGCGTTCGGCTATACTGTCGAGCAGTTGAATTTGCTGATCTTGCCCATGGTTTCGGATGGCAAGGAGGCGTTAGGGTCTATGGGCAATGACGCACCCCTCGCTGCGATGGCCACTCAACCCCGACTCATTTACGACTATTTCCGACAGCTCTTCGCCCAGGTCACCAACCCTCCCATTGACCCCATCCGAGAGAGTATCGTGATGTCCCTTGAAGCCTACGTGGGCCCCGAGGGCAACTTGCTTGAGATGAAACCTCAGCAGTGTCATCGTATCTTATTACCCTCTCCTGTCATTTCAATCGAGGAAATGAACGCCATGAAAAATCTCAAGCTGGCGTATGCCGCTTGGCCCTCTAGAACCATTGACATCACCTTCCCCAAGGAAGAGGGTCTACCTGGTTACCAGTTAGCCCTTGAGCGAGTGTGCAGTGAGGCGACACAAGCGATAGACGATGGCGTCAAGGTCGTTATCCTCTCAGATCGTGCTACTGGACCTAATCGCGTGCCACTCTCTGCTTTGGTCGCTTGTGGAGGTGTTCACCATTTCCTCGTGCAACAGAAGAAGCGGGCTAAGATTGCACTTATGATCGACACGGCTGAAGCGAGGGAAGTTCACCATTTCTGTGTTCTTCTTGGCTATGGTGCCGACGCCATTTGCCCTTGGATGTTGATGGAAACGATTCACAAAGTTGGTCGTGAGGGCTT AATCAAGGGGGGGAAGACCGTTAGGGACCTCATGGACAACTACCGACTTTCCGTCGACAACGGCATCCTCAAAGTCATGTCCAAGATGGGTATCTCAACATTACAATCATACAAGGGTGCTCAGATCTTTGAGATTCTTGGTCTTCACCAGCATGTTGTTGAAAGGTGTTTCATCGGTTCAGCCAGTCGTGTGCAAGGCGCTACGTTTGACCTCTTGGCTATGGATGCTTTCGAACTGCACGAGCGTGGTTGGCCTTCTCGTGAAACTATCATCCCTCCCGGGATGCCAGAATCAGGAGAATACCATTGGCGAGACGGCGGAGAGGCTCATATCAATGATCCGGTCGGAATTGCGAACCTGCAAGATGCTGTCAGAGAAAGAAACCGGGAAGCTTATGACGCTTATGCGCGCAATGCCGATGGACAAACGCGCTCCGTTCACCTTCGTGGTCTACTAGACTTCCGATACGAGAACGCCACACCCATTCCTATCGAACAAGTCGAACCGTGGAACGAAATTGTTCGCCGTTTCGTGACAGGTGCCATGTCGTATGGGTCCATTTCAATGGAGGCCCACTCTACCCTGGCGGTCGCTATGAATCGTCTTGGTGGAAAGTCGAACACTGGTGAAGGTGGTGAGGACGCCGAACGGTCTCAGATTCTATCGAATGGGGATACTATGCGGTCCGCTATTAAACAGGTTGCGTCAGGACGATTTGGTGTTACCTCGAACTACCTCGCGGATGCAGATGAACTCCAGATCAAGATGGCGCAAGGTGCCAAACCTGGAGAAGGTGGTGAGCTTCCGGGCCATAAAGTTTCGGGCTCTATCGCGAGGACTCGTCATTCGACTGCTGGCGTCGGTCTCatatctcctcctcctcaccaTGATATCTATTCCATTGAAGACCTCAAACAGTTGATATATGATCTCAAGTGTGCGAACCCTCGTGCCCGTGTGTCTGTCAAGCTCGTATCTGAAGTGGGGGTGGGCATTGTTGCCAGTGGTGTGGCTAAAGCCAAGGCCGACCATATCCTCATATCAGGGCATGACGGTGGCACCGGAGCTTCTCGTTGGACTGGCATCAAATATGCTGGACTTCCTTGGGAACTTGGTTTGGCTGAAACACATCAGACACTTGTCCTCAACGACCTCCGTGGACGTGTGATTGTCCAGACTGATGGTCAGATTCGAACTGGTCGGGATGTCGCTATTGCATGTCTACTTGGAGCAGAAGAGTGGGGGTTTGCAACTACTCCTCTCATTGCTATGGGTTGTATCATGATGAGAAAATGCCATC TCAACACCTGTCCGGTCGGCATTGCTACGCAAGATCCTCAGCTACGTGCCAAGTTCGCCGGACAACCTGAACAGGTTATCAACTTCTTCTATTACCTAGCGGAAGAACTTCGTACCTACATGGCTAAGCTCGGATTCCGCACTATCAATGAGATGGTGGGTCGAGCTGATATGTTAAAAGTCAACGAAAAGTTGCGGACGACAAAGACCGCTCACCTCGATTTGTCTGCCGTGTTGAAACCAGCATGGCAGATGCGACCTGGTGCAGCCACTTACCGTGTACGGCAACAAGATCACAAGCTCTATATCCGTCTTGACAACAAGTTCATCGACGAGTCTGAGCCTGCGCTTACCAAGGGTTTACCTGTTCATATTGAATGTGACGTCGTCAACACGGATCGTGCGCTCGGCACGTCGTTGTCATATCGAGTCTCGAAATTCTACGGAGAAGAAGGTCTTCCTCGAGATACTATTCATATTAGGATGAGGGGCTCTGCGGGTCAGTCTTGTGGTGCTTTCCTCGCTCCTGGTATCACCATCGAGCTTGAAGGAGATGCCAACGATTATGTTGGAAAGGGTCTCTCGGGCGGTCGTCTTATCGTCTACCCTCCCAAGAACTCCGCTTTCAAGGCTGAGGAAAACATCATTATTGGGAATGTTTGCTTGTATGGTGCAACCTCGGGAGAGGCCTTTATTCGGGGAGTAGCTGCAGAGCGATTTGCTGTCCGTAACTCTGGAGCGAATGCGGTAGTTGAAGGGACTGGTGACCATGGATGCGAGTACATGACAGGTGGGCGAGTTGTAGTCCTTGGAACAACTGGTCGTAACTTCGCTGCTGGAATGAGTGGCGGGATTGCTTACGTCCTCGATACCGCTCATACGTTTACTTCCAAGGTGAACATGGAGATGGTGGAACTCGGAAAAGTCACTGATCCCCGGGAGATTGCTGCGCTTCGGAGTCTCATCGAGGACCATCGGCACTTCACTAGCTCAGAAGTGGCCAACCGAGTTTTGAATGACTTCCATCATCTTTTACCGTTGTTCGTACGTGTGATGCCGCTTGATTATAAGAGGGTGTTGGAGGAACAGGCTGCTCGAGCGAAAGAGGAGAAACTCCGATCTAGCGTCATTGATTTGATTCCATCTCGAACTGCCAGCCAGGTTGACCTTGCATCCGAAGGTCTGGAGGACATCCTACTCCCCAACCGCTCTCAACCTCAATCGCATGCTATGCTATCTAAGCGTCACGAACCTTCTGTGGTCGATTTGGAGGATTCCATGGTGGACGAGTCTACTACTAAACAGCGACTTGGGAAGTTGGACAAGACTCGAGGGTTCATGAAGTACAAGCGCCTTGCCGAAGCTTACCGACCGCCACGCAAACGAGTCAAGGACTGGAAGGAAATTTCTACGCGATTGACTGAGAATGAATTGAAATACCAGTCTGCTCGTTGTATGGATTGTGGTGTTCCATTCTGCCAATCTGATACAGGGTGTCCCATCTCGAATATCATTCCAAAGTGGAATGATTTGGTGTTTAAAGGACAGTGGAGAGATGCGTTGAATCGATTGTTGTTGACGAATAACTTCCCGGAGTTTACTGGACGTGTTTGTCCTGCTCCTTGTGAGGGAGCTTGTGTTCTTGGGATTAACGAGCAGCCTGTTGGGATTAAGAGTATCGAGTGTGCTATCATTGATAAA GGCTTTGAGATGGGCTGGATGGCTCCGAACCCACCGTCGTTCCGTACTGGGAAAACGGTGGCTGTTATAGGTTCTGGACCGGCAGGTTTGGCATGTGCTGACCAGCTGAATAAGGCTGGGCATATAGTGACTGTCTATGACCGCAATGATCGTATGGGTGGGTTGTTGATGTACGGGATCCCGAA TATGAAGCTTGACAAGGGTGTAGTTCAACGTCGACTTGATCTTATGACTGCGGAAGGCATC ACCTTCATTCCCGATGCTCATGTTGGAGTTGATATTGACGTCGAGGAAATACGCGCAGATAATGATGCGTTGGTGATATGTACTGGCGCGACGTGGCCTCGGGATCTTAAGATTCCTAATAGAGACACGGATGGGATTCATTTTGCGATGGAGTTTTTACAG TTGAACACTAAATCGCTTTTGGACTCGGAGTTACAGAATGAATCGTATATTAGTGCTAGGGGGAAGGATGTTATTGTgattggaggaggagatacGGGGAATGATTGTATTGGGACTGCTATGCGACATGGTGCCAAGTCGGTGACGAACTTTGAGTTGTTGCCTAAACCTACTCATGGGAGAGGGAGGGATAATCCTTGGCCGCAGTGGCCGCG GATTTTCCGTACTGATTATGGACATACGGAGGTTGCGGCGCATTTTGGGAGTG ACCCGAGAGAATATTGTATTTCGACCAAAGACTTTGTCGTTGACGAAGAAGGAAAATTGAAAGGTTTGAATACCG TTCGTGTGGAATGGACCAAGGATAGTGGAGGGAaatggaagatggaggaagTTCCGGGATCGgagaagttcttttctgCGCAGTTGGTGTTCCTTGCACTTGGGTTTTTGGGACCGCAGATGGAAGTGATTCAGGCGCTTGGAGTGAAGCAAGATGCGAGGTCGAATGTTCAGACACCGCCTAAA AAATACTCTACGAATGTTGAAGGAGTGTTTGCTGCTGGTGATTGTCGTCGTGGACAGTCGCTTATCGTATGGGGAATCAA CGAGGGTCGAGGAGCTGCAGCGGAAGTAGACGCGTGGTTGAGTGGTAACACGAGGTTGCCTACTGCTGGGGGTATCAAAACGAGG ACGTTTGTTCCTCCTCCTACGAAATTGTCCCGTGGGTTGCATGCGCAAGAGGTGTAA